Proteins from a single region of Immundisolibacter sp.:
- the hmpA gene encoding NO-inducible flavohemoprotein, producing the protein MLSEQHRDLVKATVPLLEAGGEALTRHFYGIMLDEYPQVRPLFNQAHQASGAQPRALANGILQYARHIDHLEALGPLVGQVVNKHVSLQVLPEQYPIVGTCLLRAIREVLGAEVATDAVIAAWTAAYQQLADLLIGAEGDAYAAAAAAPGGWRGARSFQVSHKVTESDEIVSLYLQPADGGPVMGFQPGQYIGLKLTVDGQEVRRNYSLSAPSNGATYRISVKREPGGVVSNFLHDSVATGATLELFPPAGDFILRPGARPLVLISGGVGITPTLPMLHAAHEQGRPVTFLHFARSGRVHAFRDWVDDLVVRHAQARRFYCYEENGAAQADAYGRLSPELLERWLPAPRDVDAYFVGPPSFMGHVKRLLGNLDVPAGQMHWEFFGPAAALD; encoded by the coding sequence ATGCTTTCCGAACAACACCGTGATCTGGTCAAGGCCACCGTGCCGCTGCTCGAAGCCGGGGGCGAGGCACTCACCCGCCACTTCTACGGCATCATGCTGGACGAGTATCCGCAGGTGCGCCCGCTGTTCAACCAAGCCCACCAGGCCAGCGGCGCGCAGCCGCGCGCGCTGGCCAACGGCATCTTGCAGTACGCCCGTCACATCGACCATCTGGAGGCGCTTGGGCCGCTGGTCGGACAGGTCGTGAACAAGCACGTCTCCCTGCAGGTGCTGCCGGAGCAGTATCCGATCGTCGGTACCTGTCTGCTGCGGGCCATTCGCGAGGTCCTCGGTGCCGAGGTGGCGACCGATGCGGTCATCGCCGCCTGGACGGCCGCCTATCAGCAGCTCGCCGATTTGCTGATCGGCGCCGAGGGAGACGCCTACGCGGCCGCCGCCGCGGCGCCCGGCGGCTGGCGCGGCGCCCGGTCGTTCCAGGTCTCACACAAGGTGACCGAGAGCGACGAGATCGTCTCGCTGTACTTGCAACCGGCTGACGGTGGTCCGGTGATGGGTTTCCAGCCCGGGCAGTACATCGGTCTCAAGCTTACCGTCGACGGCCAGGAGGTGCGGCGCAACTACTCGCTGTCGGCCCCGTCCAACGGTGCCACATATCGCATCAGCGTCAAGCGCGAGCCGGGCGGAGTGGTTTCGAATTTCCTGCACGATTCCGTGGCGACAGGCGCGACGCTGGAGCTGTTTCCGCCGGCCGGTGATTTCATTCTGCGGCCTGGTGCCCGGCCGCTGGTGCTGATCAGCGGCGGGGTCGGCATCACGCCCACGCTGCCGATGCTGCACGCGGCGCACGAGCAAGGCCGGCCGGTGACGTTCCTGCACTTCGCGCGCAGCGGGCGGGTGCATGCGTTTCGGGACTGGGTGGACGATCTGGTGGTCCGGCATGCGCAGGCGCGGCGGTTTTATTGTTACGAGGAAAACGGTGCCGCACAGGCAGACGCCTACGGGCGCCTGAGTCCCGAACTGCTCGAGCGCTGGCTGCCCGCCCCGCGCGACGTGGATGCTTATTT